A genomic stretch from Plasmodium brasilianum strain Bolivian I chromosome 9, whole genome shotgun sequence includes:
- a CDS encoding tetratricopeptide repeat protein → MEDDFNIDADYIRRLSVKYKDVDHPLFMSELPKNIEENEDLVALYNLMLCDENDLSLARNYKEVGNDYYKDGVKYYEDAIISYSKGIKVLNNYLVSATSSKLSNKSTENGTTNGATNGTEAPLRENKKEKVQEHHREALSLNTPKGKEGGDLCEMDVRNLLCDLYCNRAIIHYKKKRYVQCLDDCKLSFSFNEKKYKSVYYSILCTQKLELFNEAYKYIVLFDNIIQDENVKCSLNIKEYERIKNEIIQKYTHLLNEKKRKEEERKLLVEMEKNNINHIQNILKKRDIKILNNVYNDNNNIIPVFYIDKSMFIHFTIFLIYFETNIIDTILDVSENNCLMDYYNIVKKNKNNLLLFSYLEFPNDIFYIISCSSYISDIINKIKIISPILSVHIIENEEANKQFQLNKNIHSVKT, encoded by the coding sequence ATGGAGGATGACTTTAACATTGACGCGGATTATATAAGAAGATTATCGGTAAAATATAAGGATGTGGATCATCCCTTATTTATGAGTGAACtaccaaaaaatatagaagagAATGAAGATTTAGTAGccttatataatttaatgcTGTGTGATGAAAATGATTTAAGCTTAGCtagaaattataaagaaGTGGGTAATGATTATTACAAAGACGGAGTTAAATATTATGAGGATGCTATAATAAGCTATAGCAAAGGCATCAAAGTGTTAAACAACTACCTCGTTTCAGCAACCTCTAGTAAATTGAGCAATAAATCTACTGAAAATGGTACTACAAACGGTGCTACGAACGGTACTGAAGCCCCCTTGCGCGAAAATAAGAAGGAAAAAGTGCAGGAACACCACAGAGAAGCTCTAAGCTTAAACACTCCAAAGGGGAAGGAGGGGGGGGATCTATGCGAAATGGACGTGAGAAACCTGTTGTGTGATTTGTACTGTAATAGAGCTATaattcattataaaaaaaagaggtatGTACAATGTTTAGATGATTGTAAATtatccttttcatttaatgaaaaaaaatacaaaagtgTATATTACAGTATATTGTGTACGCAAAAATTAGAGTTATTCAATGAggcatacaaatatattgttctgtttgataatattatacaagatgaaaatgtgaaatgctcattaaatataaaagaatatgaaagaataaaaaatgaaataatacaAAAGTATACACAtcttttaaatgaaaagaaaagaaaagaagaagagaGAAAACTCCTTgtagaaatggaaaaaaataatattaaccatatacaaaatatattaaaaaaaagagatattaaaatattaaataatgtatacaatgataataataatattattcctGTGTTCTATATTGATAAATCTATGTTCATacattttacaatttttttaatttattttgaaacGAATATCATTGATACCATTTTAGACGTTTCGGAAAATAATTGTCTCATGGACTATTATAACATTGttaagaaaaacaaaaataatttattactcTTTTCCTATCTTGAGTTTcctaatgatatattttatattattagttGTTCATCATACATAAGtgacataataaataaaataaaaataatctcTCCTATTCTTTCAGTACATATTATTGAAAACGAGGAAGCTAATAAACAGTTCCAGTTGAACAAAAATATTCACTCAGTTAaaacataa
- a CDS encoding hypothetical protein (conserved Plasmodium protein) gives MAVERPREQEKGETMEAKFIDVEAKILYNVIETFEKKIKNLSFINEEVLEKLNGSGLNEMPEEFLIYFKDIIKLNKLYEHTQVIRSEEEEETQDGNASEEDLQDDCLCIYNEHEELLKKIKNYCASLCNIFKKNHKLINTLNSLNDKENHDFYKFLHIITNLKVIKKKKKKKIVKNIQNRANRQNDIFLTKFQTTAEENFKRSERMDELKEEEKNIQVEEKKLNDELEYIRKKSQNELKELERILQNKEKELDELKQCSEENIKKLINKMPTNNVSDDLENINSLYEKTKNVYENHIRTYQDLEVNLVKKNKLLELDIQNYINTIDNDITTMDAELEKCRKELQKNKMAEKELDSIIIRKKAEEEEKQFLKELTEKRKKIIQKKEKENNDAAVIIQSYIRAVKERYSLCEHEKKKKKEKEKVRTAMTNKEKDTTYGKMGWG, from the exons ATGGCGGTAGAAAGACCAAGAGAGCAAGAAAAGGGGGAAACAATGGAGGCAAAGTTCATTGACGTGGAAGCTAAAATTTTGTACAATGTTATAGAGACGTtcgaaaagaaaataaaaaacttgTCTTTCATAAATGAGGAG GTTTTGGAAAAGTTAAACGGCAGTGGATTAAACGAGATGCCTGAGgaatttttgatttattttaaggatataataaaactaaataaaTTGTATGAACACACTCAAGTAATAAGAagtgaagaagaagaagaaacaCAAGATGGAAATGCTAGCGAAGAAGATTTACAAGATGATTGTCTTTGCATTTATAATGAACACGAAGAATTgctcaaaaaaataaaaaattattgtgcATCATTAtgtaacatatttaaaaagaatcaTAAGCTCATTAATACTTTAAATTCTTTAAACGATAAGGAAAATCATGATTTCTACAAGTTTCTTCACATCATTACCAATTTGAAagttatcaaaaaaaaaaaaaaaaaaaaaatagtgaaaaatattcaaaatagaGCAAATAGGCAAAAC GACATATTTCTCACCAAATTCCAAACGACGGCAGAGGAAAATTTTAAGAGGAGTGAACGAATGGATGAGTTaaaggaagaagaaaaaaatatacaagttgaagagaaaaaattaaatgatgaGTTAGAGTACATTCGAAAGAAAAGTCAAAACGAATTGAAAGAGTTAGAGCGCATTTTacaaaacaaagaaaaagaattagACGAGTTAAAACAATGTTCAGAAGAAAATATCAAAAagttaataaacaaaatgcCAACAAATAATGTATCAGATGAtttggaaaatataaattctttatatgaaaaaacaaaaaatgtttatgaGAATCATATAAGGACATACCAAGATTTGGAGGTAAACttagtgaaaaaaaataaattactaGAGCTTGATATACAGAATTACATCAATACGATCGATAATGATATCACTACCATGGATGCTG AGTTAGAAAAGTGCAGAAAAGAATTACAGAAAAACAAGATGGCGGAGAAGGAATTGGACTCAAttataattagaaaaaaagcagaagaagaagaaaagcaatttttaaaagagttaactgaaaaaagaaaaaaaatcattcagaaaaaagaaaaggaaaataatgatGCGGCGGTTATTATACAGTCGTACATTAGAGCAGTCAAGGAAAGGTACTCATTATGTGaacacgaaaaaaaaaaaaaaaaagaaaaagaaaaagtgaGGACCGCAATGACTAACAAAGAAAAGGACACAACATATGGAAAAATGGGATGGGGTTGA
- a CDS encoding hypothetical protein (conserved Plasmodium protein) translates to MGKKSTIKPASGIAVGFNSGHIVTKRNLKANKKKKPISKRKELIKDVVREITGFSPYEKRLIELIKIGTSASTKRSLKYAKKKLGTHKRGKAKREEIQKKISFGVLGIIYFLYLKRYIIQEWGIYQMKKKERDINTNKIQFFEDHENVKYILDEEKNKRYKREFTYKKEEQ, encoded by the exons ATGGGGAAGAAATCAACAATAAAGCCCGCAAGTGGAATAGCAG TTGGTTTTAACAGTGGACATATTGTTACAAAAAGGAACTTGAaggcaaataaaaaaaaaaagcccatatcaaaaagaaaggaattaataaaagatgTAGTTAGAGAAATTACAGGTTTTAGTCCATATGAAAAAAGATTAATTGAATTGATAAAAATTGGAACTTCAGCTTCAACTAAAAGAAGTTTAAAATatgccaaaaaaaaattaggcACACATAAAAGAGGAAAAGCAAAGAGAGAGGAAATACAGAAG AAAATATCATTTGGTGTTCTTGGAATAATTtactttctttatttaaaaaggtatATTATTCAGGAGTGGGGAATatatcaaatgaaaaaaaaagaaagagataTTAACACAAAcaaaattcaattttttgaagatcatgaaaatgtgaaatacattttagacgaggaaaaaaataagagatATAAAAGGGAATTCACTTACAAGAAGGAAGAgcaataa
- a CDS encoding hypothetical protein (conserved Plasmodium protein) — protein sequence MVSNTTSNNNEKICHFSKGLILENGIYLINVKDKEKLNEYKWWKGLIKPKDAFNPKKTKGFLVLKLFLYGYLNRISTYRSNKDNDLMYPYLKILLNNVEIYRTRVLDSNLHIWEEKIEIEIHYIKSKIEIQLFDMDETEGIVEDEYIGSAFIDIIYLEMFKKYDIILKYVNRVAILMDTYHYKGKSGDDESAADNATSSFSSSSSGSGICNNNKKNEGKGGKMNSAKEESNNRSCNKRAACPSNPNLYNYTNDYNVRIFVKLSNKQNYNNFILQLNTISSLNYTCIHKKNPILDKDLNVYQLYEELKKIKGNIDTICCLKFNIFYLSAKKYGGYQNSKEDEHVNEKTIKEMDDMLQHSDSSSSTSSNLSIDDVNSDQTDGSLDSGSYTQSSGTNVDDVQDDDYDQVDEDDESGNKDGSESGNEDGSESGNEDGSKSGNEDGHNDGNNDGNNDGNNDNIIDKSGRGAIRGELPNRRRNRNKKLDTNSTIIREKKKKGKTKGKKKNGIDSGEGNSSCVNSSSDTCCTNENKTNKNNTNSCFNNINNTSRQYNTSKINSNCYNNKDSENNLSIIKAFLTNVIDDDILNNIKYFHYIEYYILEMKRRNVDIFTNS from the exons ATGGTATCGAACACAACAAGTAACAATAATGAGAAGATATGCCACTTTTCAAAAGGCTTAATATTAGAAAATgggatatatttaataaatgttaaagataaagaaaaattaaatgaatataaatggTGGAAGGGATTAATAAAACCAAAGGATGCATTCAATCCGAAGAAAACAAAAGGATTTCtagttttaaaattatttttatatggtTACTTAAATAGAATAAGTACTTATCGATCTAATAAAGATAACGATTTAATGTAtccatatttaaaaattttattaaataatgtcGAAATATATAGAACAAGAGTATTAGATAGTAACCTACACATATGGgaggaaaaaatagaaatagaaattcattatattaagAGTAAAATTGAAATACAGTTATTTGACATGGATGAAACAGAAGGAATAGTTGAAGATGAGTATATCGGGAGTGCATTCATTGACATTATTTATCTAGAAATGTTTAAGAAATATGatattattcttaaataTGTGAACAGAGTAGCTATACTAATGGATACATACCACTACAAAGGAAAGTCAGGAGATGATGAGTCCGCTGCTGATAACGCAACTAGTTCCtttagcagtagtagtagtggtAGTGGAATctgcaataataataagaagaaTGAGGGAAAAGGAGGAAAAATGAACTCTGCTAAAGAAGAAAGTAACAATAGGTCATGTAACAAAAGGGCCGCATGCCCATCTAATcctaatttatataattacacaAATGATTATAACGTTCGTATTTTTGTAAAACTATCGAATAagcaaaattataataattttattttacagtTAAATACAATATCGTCATTAAACTATACTTGCATTCATAAAAAGAATCCAATATTAGATAAagatttaaatgtatatcagttatatgaagaattaaaaaaaataaaaggaaatattgATACCATTTG ttgtCTTaagtttaatattttttatcttagt gcaaaaaaatatggtgGCTATCAAAATAGTAAAGAAGACGAACACGTAAATGAAAAGACTATAAAAGAAATGGATGATATGCTACAACACAGtgatagtagtagtagcacaAGCAGTAATCTTTCCATAGATGATGTAAATTCTGATCAGACGGATGGTAGCTTGGACAGTGGGAGTTACACACAGTCAAGTGGTACGAACGTTGATGATGTGCAGGATGACGATTATGATCAGGTTGATGAAGATGATGAAAGTGGTAATAAAGATGGTAGTGAAAGTGGTAATGAAGATGGTAGTGAGAGTGGTAATGAAGATGGCAGTAAAAGTGGTAATGAAGATGGTCATAATGATGGAAATAACGATGGAAATAACGATGGAAATAACGATAATATTATTGATAAAAGTGGACGGGGCGCAATACGTGGAGAGCTGCCTAACCGACGTAGAAATAGAAACAAAAAGTTGGACACAAATAGTACCATTATACgggaaaagaagaaaaaaggaaaaacaaaggggaaaaaaaaaaatggaattgATTCTGGAGAAGGAAATTCATCCTGTGTGAACAGTAGCAGTGATACTTGTTGTACAAATgagaataaaacaaataagaataatacaAACAGTTGCtttaataacattaataatacTAGTCGACAATATAATACTAGCAAAATTAATAGCAATTGTTACAACAACAAGGATTCAGAGAATAACTTAAGCATTATTAAGGCCTTTTTAACAAATGTAATTGACGATGATATTctcaataatataaaatattttcattatatt GAATACTATATTTTAGAAATGAAACGAAGAAATGTGGACATTTTTACCAATTCGTAG
- a CDS encoding pre-mRNA-processing factor 6 — protein MMKNSKNNLYNFNSVKIEPFGKAPVGYVPGKGRGVTGFSGGVSRDDTTDDKDKNDYSDFNYDEFHGYSESLFKDTEYDEEDKEADDIYDNIDARMDVRRKTRRENKLKEEISKMRAQKPTIQEQFSDLKKNLANVTIEEWESIPTVLNYSKQKQKKVPKSYLPAPDSLIMNRINDSNMHMNYNTSLSNGLKTPLGLWYKTPLGIQTPLGLQTPLGLQTPLGLRSSTGFQTPLGLQTPLVLRSSSLGTSTPIGLGMQTPYMKSSSSFGLETPIYNRNGMKGIMPYSGLNTPFTLSGYTTPLNASNISGYNTPLLNNANKLSLNDLGEARGTVLSVKLDELIDSVEGQTVIDPKGYLTNLNAKSLVNDADIADINKARSLLKSVISTNPKHGPGWIAAARVEELAQRKDKAKEIIMKGCIECSKNEDIWLEAVRLEDKLSEAKIILAKAIKHLPTSVKLWLEAYKKEKNIDDKRKVLRKAIECIPNSVILWKEAISLENENNAYILLKRAVECIPQCIEMWIALARLCNYNEAQKVLNEARKKIPTSAEIWINASKLEEKQGNINMVDIIIKRCIENLTSKNVIFERDKWIKFAEECEKSHFPYTCEGIIRNTMNIGVENLNKKRIYKQDAQNCINNKSFHTARVIYNEALKNFKTKKSLWLALANLELAYGKKENVDEVLQRAVKNCPQSSVLWLMLAKQKWLNNEIDKAREILAESFMHNQNTEVISLAAIKLERENNEFDRARFLLKKSRVQCNTPKIWMQSVQLERLLRNYSEAKYLVHEALKIHKYFDKLYMIAGQIELEYEIFKGEDSDKKQINKITTNSFGSSTNVDITITSGNNPGEDLHREEKAEQTNIIEHDFNSLRSNNIPYINAQKIYEQGIKYCPGSINLWICAIDLQMENKNYTSARALVEKAKIKIKSINSIKNNNYVFKNKEIIESSEHPYEEDINKNIEDTKNANSNSTNLTNNKNELEKKNSAINNASVKIIENYDLLWLKLIEIELCCNNKNINPVISEALKECPSSGIIWSKAIELENKNLQNSKSVSAFNSCGNNAYVVLTVAKLFWMNFKIPKARKWFYRVISLNPNFGDGWATFLAFEIDQQNEINQKDIINKCIKAEPNRGYMWNRITKRVENWRLKYPQKLYKYIKELFPEVLKKKISEKIWQIISDENVDDPVFQSSYVETEPVDNKAEEVTEEDKGDEQGEEADAGGETKIERMEKNAETGGKVEDVETAVQGGEDETGELGDEEETGKTGGTTSARNMGKSQPKEKKAKSKNDEKKTNKRKEMSNKNEETDKTARKKKK, from the exons ATGAtgaaaaatagcaaaaataatttatacaattttaaCTCGGTAAAAATAGAACCCTTTGGAAAAGCCCCAGTGGGGTATGTACCAGGGAAGGGACGAGGGGTTACCGGTTTCTCTGGGGGTGTTAGTAGGGATGATACAACAGATGATAAGGACAAAAATGATTATTCTGATTTCAATTATGACGAATTTCATGGGTATTCAGAATCCTTATTTAAAGATACAGAATATGATGAAGAAGACAAAGAAGCTgatgatatatatgataatatagATGCTCGTATGGATGTTAGAAGAAAAACtagaagagaaaataaaCTAAAGGAAGAAATATCAAAAATGAGAGCACAAAAACCAACGATTCAAGAACAGTTTAGtgacttaaaaaaaaatctagcGAATGTTACTATAGAAGAATGGGAATCAATTCCTAcagttttaaattattcaaaacAGAAACAAAAGAAAGTACCTAAAAGTTATTTGCCAGCTCCCGATAGCCTTATTATGAATAGAATCAACGATTCGAACATGCACATGAATTATAACACGTCCTTATCCAATGGGCTTAAAACTCCTCTCGGTTTGTGGTACAAAACCCCACTGGGCATTCAAACCCCATTAGGGCTTCAAACCCCATTAGGACTACAAACTCCATTAGGGTTACGCTCCTCAACGGGGTTCCAAACCCCATTAGGGCTACAAACCCCCTTAGTGCTACGATCCTCATCCCTAGGTACCAGCACTCCCATAGGATTAGGAATGCAAACTCCATATATGAAAAGCTCGAGTAGTTTTGGGTTAGAAACGCCTATATATAATAGGAATGGAATGAAAGGTATTATGCCTTATAGCGGTTTGAATACGCCATTTACCTTATCAGGATATACAACTCCATTGAATGCTTCAAATATCAGTGGTTACAACACACCGCTGCTAAACAATGCTAACAAATTATCTCTTAATGATTTAGGGGAAGCAAGAGGAACAGTTTTATCCGTAAAGTTGGATGAACTTATAGACAGTGTAGAAGGACAGACAGTCATAGATCCTAAGGGGTACTTAACAAATTTGAATGCAAAAAGTTTAGTAAATGATGCAGATATAGCTGATATAAATAAAGCTAGATCATTGTTAAAATCTGTTATTAGTACAAACCCTAAGCATGGTCCAGGTTGGATAGCAGCAGCAAGAGTTGAAGAATTAGCTCAAAGGAAAGATAAagcaaaagaaataattatgaaaggATGTATTGAGTGTTCAAAAAATGAGGATATATGGTTAGAGGCAGTACGATTAGAAGATAAACTTAGTgaagcaaaaataatattagcaAAAGCTATTAAGCATCTACCGACATCTGTTAAACTGTGGTTAGaagcatataaaaaagaaaagaatatagatgataaaagaaaagtttTACGTAAAGCTATTGAATGTATACCCAATTCTGTGATATTATGGAAAGAAGCTATATCAttagaaaatgaaaacaatgcgtatattttactaaaaagAGCAGTTGAGTGTATACCTCAGTGTATTGAAATGTGGATTGCTTTAGCACGTTTATGTAACTATAATGAAGCACAGAAGGTTTTAAACGAAGCAAGAAAAAAGATCCCAACGAGCGCAGAAATATGGATTAATGCATCTAAATTAGAAGAAAAGCAAGGGAATATTAACATGgttgatattattattaaaagatgTATTGAAAATTTGACATccaaaaatgtaatatttgaAAGAGATAAATGGATAAAATTTGCTGAAGAATGTGAGAAATCCCATTTCCCTTATACATGTGAAGGCATTATTAGAAATACTATGAATATAGGtgtagaaaatttaaataaaaaacgtATATACAAACAAGATGCACAGaattgtattaataataaatcatttCATACTGCTAGAGTTATCTACAATGAAgcgttaaaaaattttaaaacgaaaaaatcATTATGGTTAGCACTAGCTAATCTAGAATTAGCTTatgggaaaaaagaaaatgtagaTGAAGTGTTACAAAGAGCTGTTAAGAATTGTCCACAATCTAGTGTCCTATGGTTAATGTTAGCAAAGCAGAAATggttaaataatgaaatagatAAGGCTAGAGAAATTTTAGCAGAATCGTTTATGCACAATCAGAACACAGAAGTTATATCACTAGCAGCTATCAAATtagaaagagaaaataatgaatttgACAGAGCAAGGtttttattgaaaaagtCAAGAGTACAATGTAATACGCCAAAAATATGGATGCAGTCTGTACAACTGGAAAGACTGTTAAGAAATTATAGTGAGGCTAAATACCTTGTACATGAAgctttaaaaatacataaatatttcgATAAATTGTATATGATTGCTGGTCAGATAGAACTAgaatatgaaatttttaaaggGGAAGATAGTGATAAGAAGcagataaacaaaataactACCAACTCATTTGGTAGCAGTACCAATGTGGACATAACCATAACGAGTGGAAACAATCCTGGGGAAGATCTACACAGAGAAGAAAAAGCGGAACAGACGAATATAATTGAGCATGACTTCAACTCGCTTAGAAGTAACAACATCCCATATATAAACGCacagaaaatatatgaacaaggAATAAAGTATTGCCCTGGATCAATAAATCTATGGATTTGTGCTATTGACCTGCagatggaaaataaaaactataCATCAGCTAGGGCACTAGTTGAAAAGGctaaaatcaaaataaagaGTATTAACTCAATAAAGAATAAcaattatgtttttaaaaataaagaaattatcgAAAGTAGTGAACATCCATATGAAGAAGatatcaataaaaatattgaggATACAAAAAATGCAAACTCGAATAGTACTAATTtaactaataataaaaatgagttAGAGAAGAAAAACTCAGCAATAAATAACGCATCagttaaaattattgaaaattatGACTTATTATGgttaaaattaattgaaaTAGAATTatgttgtaataataaaaatatcaatCCTGTTATTTCAGAGGCTTTAAAGGAATGCCCTTCTTCAGGCATCATTTGGTCAAAAGCAATAGAACtagaaaataagaatttaCAAAATAGCAAGTCAGTTAGTGCATTTAATAGCTGTGGAAATAATGCTTATGTAGTTCTAACAGTCGCTAAACTTTTTTGGatgaattttaaaattccaAAAGCTAGGAAATGGTTTTATAGAGTTATTAGTTTGAATCCCAATTTCGGCGATGGTTGGGCTACTTTCCTGGCCTTCGAGATTGACCAGCAGAACGAGATTAACCAGAAGGACATCATTAACAAGTGCATAAAGGCCGAGCCAAACAGAG GCTACATGTGGAACAGAATTACGAAACGGGTTGAAAACTGGAGATTGAAATACCCGCAAAagttgtataaatatattaaggaGTTATTTCCGGaagtgttaaaaaaaaaaatatcggAAAAAATTTGGCAAATTATTAGCGACGAAAACGTAGATGATCCGGTGTTTCAAAGTAGCTACGTGGAGACTGAGCCAGTGGACAACAAGGCAGAAGAAGTGACTGAAGAAGATAAGGGGGATGAACAGGGTGAAGAAGCTGACGCAGGAGGAGAAACAAAAATAGAAAGAATGGAGAAAAACGCAGAAACAGGAGGAAAGGTTGAAGACGTAGAAACTGCAGTACAAGGAGGAGAAGACGAAACAGGTGAACTGGGGGACGAAGAAGAAACGGGGAAAACGGGAGGAACAACAAGTGCGAGAAATATGGGAAAATCTCAGccgaaggaaaaaaaagctaaaagcaaaaatgacgaaaagaaaacaaataaaagaaaagagatGAGTAACAAAAACGAAGAAACGGATAAAAcagctagaaaaaaaaaaaaataa
- a CDS encoding G-patch domain-containing protein produces the protein MSKKYYEKLLGDIQNQSKPVESKFGYYILQKFGWEKGKGLGKHENGDVSIMKIKKYGEHGLGYEESKENDKNGMWWENMYNNCAKKIASSVSDLYSSSKTNGYSANGICENKIEKEKNENVKYSIFVKKSSTVVNTEYEKLSSLESEQKKNWSISYKEKKHVKIREKEICKKEKVERTNIDDSLDIKRKITEEKAKNGDDKEIAAVKKKKAERNKKGKRKNKKMKKKEKKMKKKKKQRE, from the exons ATGTCGAAAAAGTATTATGAAAAGCTATTAGGGGATATAC AAAATCAGTCTAAACCGGTGGAATCAAAATTTGGTTATTATATTCTCCAAAAATTTGGGTGGGAAAA aggAAAGGGGTTAGGCAAGCACGAAAATGGCGATGTCAgtattatgaaaattaaaaaatatggagaGCACGGg CTGGGTTATGAAGAAAGCAAGGAAAATGATAAGAACGGAATGTGGTGGgaaaatatgtacaataaCTGTGCGAAGAAAATAGCCTCGTCTGTTAGCGACCTCTATTCCAGTAGTAAGACGAATGGTTACAGTGCAAATGGGATATGTGAGAACAAAatagagaaagaaaaaaatgaaaatgttaaatattCAATCTTTGTAAAAAAGAGTAGCACTGTGGTAAACACAGAATATGAAAAACTCTCATCACTTGAATCGGAACAGAAGAAAAATTGGTCCATTAGTTATAAGGAGAAAAAACATGTTAAAATAAGAGAGAAggaaatatgtaaaaaggaaaaagttgAACGTACAAATATTGATGATAGTCTTGacattaaaagaaaaataactGAAGAAAAAGCTAAAAACGGGGACGATAAAGAAATTGCagcagtaaaaaaaaaaaaagcagaaaggaataaaaagggtaaaaggaaaaataagaaaatgaaaaagaaagaaaagaaaatgaaaaagaaaaagaaacaaagaGAGTAA